Proteins found in one Fulvitalea axinellae genomic segment:
- a CDS encoding SufE family protein encodes MSLNKVQDQIVDEFSLLGDDRESTIFYIMELGQKLPALAEEHMTEQNLIKGCQSKVWLTADLDGNRINFKADSNTDITKGLISLLIRVLDGRTPDEILSAELTFIEKIGMGGIIGSQRSNGLTAMIKQMKLYALAYKTKLAQKA; translated from the coding sequence ATGAGCTTGAACAAGGTACAGGACCAAATAGTAGACGAATTTTCACTGCTCGGCGACGACCGCGAGAGCACTATCTTTTATATCATGGAGCTGGGACAAAAACTCCCAGCCTTGGCCGAAGAGCACATGACAGAGCAGAACCTTATCAAAGGTTGCCAATCAAAAGTATGGCTCACCGCGGACCTAGACGGAAACCGAATCAACTTCAAGGCCGACAGCAACACCGATATCACCAAAGGCTTGATTAGTCTTTTGATTCGCGTGCTGGACGGGCGGACACCAGACGAGATCCTAAGCGCCGAACTGACCTTTATAGAGAAGATCGGAATGGGCGGAATCATCGGTTCGCAACGTTCAAACGGACTTACGGCCATGATTAAGCAGATGAAACTCTACGCCTTGGCTTACAAAACCAAGCTGGCGCAAAAGGCTTAA
- a CDS encoding SUF system Fe-S cluster assembly protein, whose protein sequence is MEDNKQEQPTEGTPLRDQVLAAIKTVFDPEIPVDVYELGLIYEINVFPVNNVHILMTLTSPACPSAEALPAEVEEKVKAIEGVNDVKVELTFDPPYTADMMSEAARLELGFM, encoded by the coding sequence ATGGAAGATAACAAACAAGAACAACCGACGGAAGGCACTCCTCTCAGAGACCAAGTGCTGGCCGCGATCAAAACGGTCTTTGACCCGGAGATTCCGGTCGACGTGTACGAGCTCGGACTTATCTACGAGATCAATGTTTTCCCGGTTAACAACGTCCATATCCTTATGACGCTCACCTCGCCGGCATGCCCCTCAGCAGAAGCTTTGCCAGCGGAAGTGGAAGAGAAAGTCAAAGCCATCGAGGGAGTAAACGACGTCAAAGTCGAGCTTACCTTCGATCCACCATACACTGCCGACATGATGTCGGAGGCCGCCCGCCTTGAACTGGGCTTTATGTAA
- a CDS encoding AMP-binding protein gives MSQDRPWYAAYPEGMAREIDVTEYVSLPDMVARSIRKFGDSEAFVNMGVSITFNDVDRLSRDFAAYLTTGLGLKRGDRFAIQMPNLLQYPIAVFGALRAGLVVVNTNPLYTPRELKHQLQDSGTKAILVVENFASVLQEVVADTDVEHVIVTGVGDLLGSIKGPVVNFAVKYVKKMVPKYSLPEAIPFKTTLKKGKSMSLEEPSLCRDDIALLQYTGGTTGVAKGAVLTQGNVIANMQQTLAYMSAGNLVENKEVMVTALPIYHIFSFTVNLMAMFSYGQKNVLITNPRDLDAFLKDMSKYAPTVLTGVNTLFNHMMSHPGFEKVNFSGLKVTVGGGMAVQEHVAIRWKEMTGCYLSEGYGLTEASPVVSCQPLNGNGKVGTIGLPFPSTDVKIVSDEGETLSTGEVGELLVKGPQVMREYWKRPDETKDVFSEDGWLKTGDMAKIDSEGYVTIVDRKKEMINVSGFNVYPNEVEDVVSSHPGVFEVGAIGVPNERSTEVVKIYVVKKDPSLTKEELRKYCKKQLTAYKVPKEVEFVDELPKSNVGKILRRKLKEMDAKSR, from the coding sequence ATGAGCCAAGATAGACCGTGGTATGCCGCTTATCCTGAGGGGATGGCGAGAGAGATTGACGTAACCGAGTATGTCTCGTTGCCCGATATGGTCGCCAGATCGATACGAAAGTTCGGGGATTCGGAAGCTTTCGTGAACATGGGGGTTTCCATTACTTTCAATGACGTAGACAGATTGTCGCGCGATTTCGCCGCATATCTTACAACTGGGCTCGGGCTCAAGAGAGGAGACCGCTTCGCTATCCAAATGCCGAACCTTCTTCAGTATCCGATAGCCGTTTTTGGCGCTTTGAGGGCTGGGTTGGTGGTCGTGAACACAAATCCTCTTTATACTCCAAGGGAACTTAAACATCAGTTACAGGATTCCGGAACGAAAGCGATATTGGTTGTCGAGAATTTCGCCAGTGTATTGCAGGAAGTTGTGGCCGATACTGATGTGGAGCATGTCATCGTAACTGGAGTGGGCGATCTTTTGGGATCGATCAAAGGTCCGGTGGTTAACTTTGCGGTGAAGTACGTGAAGAAGATGGTTCCGAAATATTCTTTGCCTGAAGCGATTCCTTTTAAAACGACTTTGAAGAAAGGGAAATCGATGAGTTTGGAGGAGCCGTCGCTTTGTCGTGATGATATAGCGTTGCTTCAATACACGGGAGGGACGACTGGAGTGGCCAAGGGTGCTGTGTTGACCCAAGGTAACGTAATCGCCAACATGCAGCAGACTTTGGCTTACATGTCGGCTGGGAATTTGGTGGAGAACAAGGAAGTGATGGTGACCGCTTTGCCTATTTATCACATTTTCTCCTTTACGGTCAACCTGATGGCGATGTTCAGCTATGGCCAAAAGAACGTTTTGATCACGAATCCAAGGGATCTTGACGCTTTTCTTAAGGATATGTCCAAATATGCCCCGACCGTCCTGACGGGTGTGAATACGCTCTTTAACCACATGATGAGCCACCCGGGCTTTGAAAAAGTGAATTTCAGCGGACTTAAAGTTACCGTAGGTGGCGGTATGGCCGTGCAGGAACATGTAGCCATTCGTTGGAAAGAGATGACGGGATGTTACCTTTCTGAAGGTTACGGATTGACTGAAGCTTCGCCGGTGGTAAGCTGTCAACCTCTTAACGGAAACGGTAAAGTTGGGACTATTGGCTTGCCGTTCCCGAGTACGGATGTGAAAATAGTTTCTGACGAAGGGGAAACTCTTTCGACCGGGGAAGTTGGAGAGCTTTTGGTGAAAGGCCCGCAAGTGATGCGCGAGTATTGGAAGCGTCCAGACGAAACCAAGGACGTGTTTAGTGAAGACGGTTGGTTAAAGACTGGCGATATGGCCAAGATCGATTCGGAGGGCTATGTCACAATCGTGGATCGTAAAAAAGAGATGATCAACGTTTCCGGTTTCAATGTTTACCCTAATGAGGTGGAGGACGTAGTGTCAAGCCATCCGGGGGTGTTTGAAGTCGGGGCTATTGGCGTGCCGAACGAGCGTTCTACGGAAGTGGTTAAAATATATGTTGTTAAAAAAGATCCTTCGCTCACGAAAGAAGAGTTAAGGAAGTATTGTAAAAAACAGCTGACTGCTTATAAAGTGCCGAAAGAAGTTGAGTTTGTGGATGAATTGCCTAAGTCGAATGTAGGTAAGATATTGAGACGCAAACTTAAGGAAATGGATGCCAAAAGTCGTTGA
- the sufD gene encoding Fe-S cluster assembly protein SufD: protein MSQTVDKKSLKDIFLDRYDNVVASATGEGAVADIRKAAAEKLAEMGLPVGKDEEYKYFRITGQLEKRFDHAQTASAKDVAEQDYKRFLIEGLDANVLVFVDGQYSEQHSRIISPEKEIRIRDINKAIAEDADAVAGIMAKGTQHDDAYFLANTALFEGGVIIEVPKSAVVEKPTAIINISDSRGRKAFSFQRNIITVGENAQASFYVENNTVGEAISFQNGATEIFVADNANVKVYNLQNDAQAYQVNNTYIYQGKSSVATNITVSVEGAMVRNNLRFSLDGEHIESNMFGLSLLDGKSVVDHHTVADHTMPNCESNELYKGIFDGKSKGVFNGKIFVRQNAQKTNAFQSNKNILLSDDASVNTKPQLEIWADDVKCSHGCTNGQLEDEQLFYLRARGIGEEKARAMLLYAFAEDVVTKIDNEAIRTHIDKIIEARLIK, encoded by the coding sequence ATGAGTCAGACAGTAGATAAAAAATCACTCAAGGACATATTCCTCGACCGTTACGACAACGTTGTGGCATCGGCCACAGGCGAAGGCGCCGTTGCCGACATCCGCAAAGCGGCCGCCGAAAAGCTCGCCGAAATGGGCCTGCCAGTAGGCAAAGACGAGGAGTACAAATATTTCCGTATTACCGGACAGCTGGAAAAGCGCTTTGACCACGCCCAAACGGCATCGGCCAAAGACGTAGCCGAGCAAGACTACAAACGTTTCCTGATCGAAGGCCTTGACGCCAACGTTTTGGTTTTCGTTGACGGTCAATACTCGGAGCAGCATTCCCGCATTATCAGCCCGGAAAAGGAAATCCGCATCCGCGACATCAACAAGGCGATTGCCGAAGACGCTGACGCCGTAGCTGGCATCATGGCCAAAGGCACGCAACACGACGACGCTTACTTCTTGGCCAACACGGCTTTGTTTGAAGGCGGAGTAATCATCGAGGTTCCGAAAAGCGCCGTAGTCGAAAAACCGACGGCCATTATCAACATTTCGGATTCCCGCGGACGCAAAGCTTTCTCTTTCCAACGCAATATCATTACTGTTGGAGAGAACGCACAAGCTTCTTTCTACGTAGAGAACAACACTGTTGGCGAGGCAATCAGCTTCCAGAACGGCGCTACGGAAATCTTCGTGGCCGATAACGCCAACGTAAAAGTATACAACCTGCAAAACGACGCCCAGGCTTATCAGGTGAACAACACCTATATCTACCAAGGCAAAAGCAGTGTGGCTACAAACATCACCGTATCAGTGGAAGGCGCCATGGTCCGTAACAACCTCCGCTTCTCACTCGACGGCGAGCATATCGAGTCCAACATGTTCGGACTTTCGTTACTTGACGGTAAAAGCGTTGTTGACCACCACACCGTGGCCGACCACACCATGCCTAACTGCGAAAGCAACGAGCTTTACAAAGGCATCTTTGACGGTAAATCCAAGGGTGTGTTCAACGGAAAAATCTTCGTGCGCCAAAACGCCCAGAAGACAAACGCTTTCCAGTCGAACAAGAACATCCTGCTTAGCGACGACGCCAGCGTAAACACCAAACCCCAGCTTGAAATCTGGGCCGACGACGTGAAGTGCTCGCACGGATGCACCAACGGACAGCTCGAAGACGAACAACTCTTCTACCTCCGCGCTCGTGGTATCGGCGAGGAAAAAGCCAGAGCGATGTTGCTCTACGCTTTCGCCGAGGACGTAGTGACGAAGATCGACAACGAAGCTATCCGCACGCATATCGACAAAATCATCGAAGCCCGCCTGATCAAGTAA
- a CDS encoding BrxA/BrxB family bacilliredoxin, translating to MYPAELVLPMKEELLSQGFGEFTTAEEVAEHFENNKGTTLVVVNSVCGCAAGACRPGVLFGLKHAEKKPDYLRTVFAGFDTEAVAKVREYLAPYPPSSPAIALFKDGELVHMLERHQIEGRDAIIIGSHLKGVFEEVC from the coding sequence ATGTACCCAGCGGAATTAGTTCTCCCAATGAAAGAAGAGTTGCTTTCTCAAGGCTTCGGTGAGTTCACCACAGCAGAGGAAGTAGCAGAGCATTTCGAAAATAACAAAGGCACTACTTTGGTTGTCGTCAACTCCGTTTGCGGTTGTGCCGCGGGAGCTTGCCGTCCGGGCGTGCTCTTCGGCCTCAAACACGCCGAGAAAAAGCCTGATTACTTGCGTACCGTTTTCGCAGGTTTCGATACCGAAGCCGTTGCCAAAGTGCGTGAATACCTTGCGCCGTACCCTCCTTCGTCTCCGGCCATCGCCTTGTTCAAAGACGGCGAACTCGTTCATATGCTTGAGCGCCACCAAATCGAAGGACGCGACGCTATCATCATCGGAAGCCACCTTAAGGGCGTTTTCGAAGAAGTATGCTAA
- a CDS encoding cysteine desulfurase — translation MAQPINDNAVTNATLDVQAIRERFPILHQEVNGKPLVYFDNAATNQKPDTVIESLDNYYRKDNSNIHRGAHTLADRATAEYEDTRKALKDFVNANEAEEIIFTRGTTEGINLVVQTYGRMVLAQGDEVIISAMEHHSNIVPWQMLCEERGAILKVIPITDEGEIIMEEYLKLLSPKTKIVATCHASNALGTVNPVEEIIAHAHKAGAKVLIDGAQSCAHLPLDVQALDVDFFVGSAHKMYGPTGTGFLYGKRELLEAMPPFMGGGEMIKEVTFEKTTYNDIPYKFEPGTPNIGDVIAFKKAVDFINETGKETIAAHEEALLAYATEKISAIKGVTIVGQATHKVGVLSFVIDNLHHFDVGMMLDAKGVAVRTGHHCTQPLMARFGLEGTVRASFAVYNTKDEVDTLIEGVERLAKLANR, via the coding sequence ATGGCACAGCCCATAAACGACAACGCCGTGACCAACGCGACCCTAGACGTACAAGCCATCAGGGAGCGCTTTCCCATCCTTCACCAAGAGGTGAACGGAAAGCCCTTGGTTTACTTCGACAACGCCGCCACCAACCAAAAGCCCGACACGGTAATCGAGTCGCTGGACAACTATTACCGTAAGGACAACTCCAACATCCACCGTGGCGCGCACACGCTAGCCGACCGCGCGACGGCGGAATACGAGGACACTCGCAAAGCTTTGAAGGATTTCGTCAACGCCAACGAGGCAGAGGAAATCATCTTCACACGCGGCACAACCGAAGGCATCAACCTAGTCGTCCAGACTTACGGGCGCATGGTTTTGGCCCAAGGCGACGAGGTGATTATCTCCGCTATGGAGCATCACAGCAATATCGTCCCATGGCAGATGCTGTGCGAAGAGCGAGGCGCCATTTTGAAGGTGATTCCGATCACTGACGAAGGCGAGATCATTATGGAAGAGTACCTTAAGTTACTCTCTCCAAAAACCAAGATAGTGGCCACATGCCACGCCTCAAACGCACTAGGAACGGTAAACCCCGTAGAAGAGATCATAGCGCACGCCCATAAAGCAGGCGCCAAAGTCCTTATCGACGGGGCGCAATCCTGCGCTCACCTCCCCTTGGACGTACAGGCGCTCGACGTCGATTTCTTCGTAGGCTCGGCCCATAAAATGTACGGCCCGACAGGCACCGGCTTCCTCTACGGCAAGCGCGAGTTATTAGAAGCTATGCCGCCGTTTATGGGAGGCGGGGAAATGATCAAAGAAGTCACCTTCGAGAAGACGACTTATAACGACATCCCGTACAAATTCGAGCCCGGCACGCCCAATATCGGCGACGTGATCGCCTTTAAGAAAGCTGTCGACTTCATTAACGAGACGGGCAAGGAGACAATCGCTGCGCACGAAGAGGCGCTTTTGGCTTACGCCACCGAAAAAATATCGGCCATAAAAGGCGTAACGATAGTAGGCCAAGCCACTCATAAAGTAGGCGTTCTCTCTTTCGTTATCGACAACCTCCACCACTTCGACGTGGGAATGATGCTCGACGCCAAGGGAGTGGCCGTCCGCACGGGACACCACTGCACCCAGCCTCTGATGGCCCGTTTTGGCCTTGAGGGCACCGTTAGGGCTTCCTTCGCTGTTTACAACACTAAAGACGAAGTGGACACGTTAATCGAAGGTGTGGAAAGACTAGCAAAACTCGCTAACCGATGA
- the sufB gene encoding Fe-S cluster assembly protein SufB has product MSKDNEILEEVTGSEYKYGFTSDIEQESAPKGLNEDIIRFISKKKEEPEWLLEWRLKAYRHWLTLDEPDWANVGYEKPDFQDIIYYSAPKQKEGPKSLDEVDPELLETFNKLGISLDEQKRLTGVEVAVDAVLDSVSVKTTFREKLAKDGVIFCSFSEAVKDHPELVKKYLGSVVSMTDNFYAALNSAVFSDGSFCYIPKGVRCPMELSTYFRINASGTGQFERTLIVAEDDSYVSYLEGCTAPMRDENQLHAAVVEIYANKGAEVKYSTVQNWYPGDKDGKGGIFNFVTKRALCAGDHAKVSWTQVETGSAVTWKYPSCVLKGDYSIGEFYSVAVTNNMQQADTGTKMIHIGKNTKSRIVSKGVSAGKSQNSYRGLVKVLKGAENARNFSQCDSLLMGDKCGAHTFPYIEVDNKSAMVEHEATTSKIGEDQLFYCNQRGIDTEKAVALIVNGYCKEVLNKLPMEFAVEAQKLLALSLEGSVG; this is encoded by the coding sequence ATGAGTAAGGACAACGAAATTCTTGAGGAAGTAACCGGCTCAGAGTACAAGTACGGCTTTACGTCCGACATCGAACAGGAGTCGGCTCCGAAAGGACTCAACGAGGACATTATCCGGTTCATTTCCAAGAAGAAGGAAGAGCCCGAGTGGCTGTTGGAATGGAGACTGAAAGCCTACCGGCACTGGCTAACACTCGATGAGCCAGACTGGGCAAACGTAGGATACGAGAAACCCGACTTCCAGGACATCATTTACTACTCGGCGCCCAAACAGAAGGAAGGCCCGAAAAGCCTGGACGAGGTGGACCCTGAACTGCTCGAAACATTCAACAAACTCGGCATCTCGCTTGACGAACAGAAACGCCTCACCGGCGTGGAAGTCGCCGTGGACGCCGTACTGGACAGCGTGTCCGTAAAAACCACTTTCAGAGAAAAACTGGCCAAAGACGGCGTCATTTTCTGCTCGTTCAGCGAAGCGGTAAAAGACCACCCGGAATTGGTAAAAAAATATCTCGGCTCCGTAGTGTCGATGACCGACAACTTCTACGCGGCCCTTAACTCGGCTGTATTCAGCGACGGTTCTTTCTGCTACATCCCGAAAGGCGTCCGTTGTCCTATGGAACTCTCCACTTATTTCAGGATCAACGCTTCGGGTACCGGCCAATTCGAAAGAACGCTCATCGTAGCCGAAGACGACTCTTACGTCAGCTACCTTGAGGGCTGTACCGCACCTATGCGCGACGAAAACCAGCTTCACGCCGCCGTAGTGGAAATTTACGCCAACAAAGGCGCCGAAGTGAAATACTCAACTGTCCAAAACTGGTATCCCGGCGACAAGGACGGAAAAGGCGGTATTTTTAACTTCGTAACCAAAAGAGCCCTTTGCGCTGGCGACCACGCCAAAGTGTCTTGGACACAAGTGGAGACCGGATCGGCCGTGACTTGGAAGTACCCAAGCTGCGTACTCAAAGGAGACTACTCGATCGGCGAATTCTATTCCGTGGCCGTTACCAACAACATGCAACAGGCCGATACGGGAACCAAAATGATTCATATTGGCAAAAACACCAAAAGCCGAATCGTATCCAAAGGTGTATCCGCCGGAAAAAGCCAGAACAGCTACCGCGGTTTGGTGAAAGTTCTCAAAGGCGCCGAAAACGCCCGGAACTTCTCCCAATGCGACTCTTTGCTGATGGGTGACAAATGCGGAGCGCACACCTTCCCATACATCGAGGTGGACAATAAGTCTGCTATGGTGGAACACGAGGCCACCACTTCTAAAATCGGCGAAGACCAGCTCTTCTACTGCAACCAAAGGGGTATCGACACAGAAAAGGCCGTAGCCCTTATCGTGAACGGATACTGCAAAGAAGTGCTCAACAAACTCCCGATGGAGTTCGCCGTGGAAGCGCAGAAACTTCTCGCCCTCTCACTCGAAGGAAGCGTAGGCTAA
- a CDS encoding Lrp/AsnC ligand binding domain-containing protein, which translates to MSKNYDIDNVDLKILSLLTEDAKTPYTEVAKKVFVSGGTVHVRMRKMEEMGIVKGTTLNIDYAMMGYDITAFLGIYLERSSLYDSVLEQLKKIPEIVRIHYTTGNYNMFLKLHCRDTRHLKDTLHDKLQKVEGIERTETIISLEESLSRHIKFGE; encoded by the coding sequence ATGAGTAAAAATTACGACATTGACAACGTCGACCTTAAGATACTGAGCCTCCTGACCGAAGACGCGAAAACGCCGTACACGGAGGTAGCCAAAAAGGTATTCGTATCGGGCGGAACGGTCCACGTACGGATGCGGAAAATGGAGGAAATGGGCATAGTCAAAGGAACGACCCTTAACATCGACTACGCCATGATGGGTTATGACATCACCGCGTTCCTAGGCATTTACCTCGAGAGGAGCTCCCTTTACGATTCCGTTTTGGAGCAACTCAAGAAAATCCCCGAGATCGTGAGGATCCATTACACTACAGGCAACTATAACATGTTCCTGAAGCTTCATTGCCGAGACACCAGGCACCTCAAGGACACGTTGCACGACAAGCTCCAGAAAGTGGAGGGCATCGAGCGTACGGAAACCATTATCTCTTTGGAGGAAAGTCTCTCTAGACACATCAAGTTCGGAGAATAA
- the sufC gene encoding Fe-S cluster assembly ATPase SufC: MLKIKDLKAQIGDKDILKGINLEVKPGEVHAIMGPNGSGKSTLASVLAGREDFEVTGGEAVFQGKDVLDLAPEDRAREGIFLAFQYPVEIPGVSTVNFMKTAVNEVREYRGLEPLNSVEFLSEMKKKMELVEISQALLSRSLNEGFSGGEKKRNEIFQMAMLEPKLAILDETDSGLDIDALRIVANGVNKLKSADNATIVVTHYQRLLDYIVPDYVHVLYNGRIVKSGTKELALELEEKGYDWIKEEADAKA; encoded by the coding sequence ATGCTTAAGATAAAAGACCTTAAGGCCCAAATCGGGGACAAAGACATACTCAAAGGAATCAACCTGGAAGTGAAACCCGGCGAAGTACACGCCATCATGGGCCCCAACGGATCAGGTAAAAGTACCTTGGCTTCCGTTTTGGCCGGACGCGAAGACTTCGAAGTAACCGGTGGAGAAGCCGTATTCCAAGGCAAGGACGTTCTGGACCTCGCTCCTGAAGACCGCGCCCGCGAAGGCATATTCCTCGCTTTCCAATACCCCGTAGAAATCCCGGGTGTAAGCACCGTTAACTTCATGAAAACGGCCGTAAACGAAGTCCGCGAGTACAGAGGCCTTGAGCCGCTTAACTCCGTGGAATTCCTTTCGGAGATGAAAAAGAAAATGGAGCTCGTTGAAATTTCTCAAGCCTTGCTTAGCCGTTCGCTCAACGAAGGCTTCTCGGGCGGAGAGAAAAAGCGTAACGAGATTTTCCAAATGGCCATGCTTGAGCCAAAACTCGCCATCCTTGACGAAACCGATTCCGGCCTCGACATCGACGCCCTCCGTATCGTCGCAAACGGCGTGAACAAACTCAAGTCTGCCGACAACGCCACTATCGTGGTAACGCACTACCAAAGACTACTCGACTACATCGTGCCGGACTACGTACACGTACTTTACAACGGACGCATCGTGAAGTCGGGAACCAAAGAACTCGCCTTGGAGCTCGAAGAAAAAGGTTACGACTGGATCAAGGAAGAGGCCGACGCCAAAGCCTAA